TGAATTCCATACAGACTCCGTTATTGAATGAGCGGCTGCCAGAGGGTCATCAGCCCCTGCGTCAGCCCACCGCGCCAGCAAAGCGCATCGTGTCCGCCGTCAACCTGACGCCAGGTAACCTGCTGCTGCGCGTGTAGTTCGGCGTAAATCGCCTGATTGGCATTGAAAATCAGCGGCTCGTTGCGCCCGGCTTCGAGGACGATACGCAGCCCGCTCGCGGTCAGCTCACCGGTTCTGAGCTGTTCGATGAGGCGCCCTTCCTGCTGCCCGCCGCGGTGCGGCCACCAGTACGAGCCGGATTGGCTCAGCACGCAGCCAAACCGCTGCGGCCAGCTGAGGCCAGCATAAAGCGAAGAGAGTCCGCCAAAGCTCTGGCCCGCCACCACGGTACGGTCGGCGCGGTCGCTGAAGGGGGCGAGATGTTTTACAAGAGGGAGAAGTTCTTCCTGTACCGCCAGCCAGAAATCGGGGTTACAGGGCAATTCGCGGTTGCGGTGTTCCATGTCGATCGCATCGATTAATACGTAGACCGCAGGGGGCAGTTGGCGCCCGGTGGTGAGCGACGTCAGCGCAGGCCAGACGGGCATGCTTTCGGCCCAGAACTGCCCGTCGAGCAGCACCGCCAGCGGGCGCTCGGGGCCGTCATCCCCGGTGGTAAAAATCCACACGCGGCGACGGTTGTTGAGACGCTCGCTGTTCCACTCGATGCAGACCGGCGGCTGATACGGCGTATCGGGACGGTCCCAGCCGGGCTGAACGGGCGCGTCCGGCATCTCCAGCGCCGAAACGGCATGACCGCGCCCGCCGCGCCAGCTCTGCCGATTCAGCGGGTCGGAAACCGCGTGCGGCAGCAGCCTGCGCCAGCCTTCGCGCAGCGCCATGCGGTCCGGCAGTTCGCCTTCAAACACGGTATCGGCAAAATCGTTTTCATTTACAGAAGGGATAAAACAGTAGCTCCCGCGCCACTCGGGGCTGAATTCGCCCTGCCACTGCCAAACGTCGGTATCAGGAATGCGCTCGAGGGACTGCGGGCGGGCATTTTGATGGTGATCGGTCACGCCGGTAACGTAGAGCCAGACGCGTTTGACCAATGAGGTTTTCTGCGTTCCTGCCGGATCCCGCCACCAGAAGGTGACGCGACACTTCTCCTTCTGACGTTCCCATTCAGGTCCGTTTTTCGACTGCCACCACGCTTCACTTCCGGTTGTTAACGTCGTCACCCTTATAACCCCATGTTTCACAGTCTTTTTTGTTTCAGAGCAAATTTTATTGATAATATTATTGATAACTATTTGCATTTGCAATAGCGTAATGCCCGCGCTGTGGGAAGCGCGCTCATTAAATAACCATAAAAGCGGGACGTACAATGAATAAGAAGATTCACTCTCTGGCCTTGCTGGTCAATTTAGGGATTTATGGTGTCGCGCTGCCCGCCATGGCAGACGACAACACCGCCTCTGCGCAGCACGAAGATACGATGGTGATCACCGCCGCCGAGCAGAATTTACAGGCGCCGGGCGTGTCGACCATCACCGCCGACGAGATCCGCAAAAACCCGCCCGCGCGCGACGTGGCGGAAATCATCCGCACCATGCCGGGCGTTAACCTCACCGGGAACTCCACCAGCGGCCAGCGCGGAAACAACCGTCAGATTGACATTCGCGGCATGGGCCCGGAAAACACCCTGATCCTGATCGACGGCAAGCCGGTCACCAGCCGCAACTCTATTCGTCTGGGCTGGCGCGGCGAGCGTGACACCCGCGGCGATACTGGCTGGGTGCCGCCGGAGATGATCGAGCGTATCGAAGTGATCCGCGGTCCGGCAGCCGCGCGCTACGGCAACGGTGCGGCAGGCGGCGTGGTGAACATCATCACCAAAAAATTCGACGACCAGTGGCACGGCTCCTGGAACACCTACCTGAACGCGCCAGAACATAAGGACGAAGGTTCCACCAGGCGCACCAACTTCAGCCTGAGCGGCCCGCTGGGCGGCGACTTCAGCTTCCGCATGTTCGGTAACCTCGATAAAACCCAGGCCGACGCGTGGGACATCAACCAGGGCCACCAGTCCGATCGTACCGGTGCCTACGCCAACACCCTGCCGGCTGGCCGTGAGGGCGTGGAGAACAAGGACATCAACGGCGTGGTGCGGTGGGACTTCGCGCCTATGCAGTCCCTGGAGTTCGAAGCGGGCTACAGCCGCCAGAACAACCTCTACGCGGGCGACACGCAGAACACCAACAACGACAGCGCGCTGGTGAAGAAGAACTACGGCAAAGAGACTAACCGTATCTACCGCCAGAACTTCGCGGTGACCTGGAACGGCGGCTGGGATAACGGCATCACCACCAGCAGCTGGGCACAGTACGAACACACCCGCAACTCCCGCCTGGGCGAAGGTCTGGCGGGCGGTACGGAAGGCTTGTTCAACAGCAATAAATTCACCGACACCGACCTGGCCGACGTGATGCTGCACAGCGAGATCAACCTGCCGATTGATTTCCTCGTCAACCAGAACCTGACCCTGGGCACCGAGTGGAACCAGCAGCGCATGAAGGACTCCACCTCCTTCACGCAAACCCTGCAGGGCGGCACCATTCCGGGCATGACAAACGACCGCAGCCCGTACACCTCGGCGGAGATTTTCTCCCTGTTCGCCGAAAACAACATGGAGCTGACCGACAGCACTATGCTGACCCCTGCCCTGCGCTTCGATCACCACACTATCGTCGGCAACAACTGGAGCCCGTCCCTGAACCTGTCGCAAGGTCTGGGCGATGACTTCACGCTGAAGATGGGGATCGCGCGCGCCTATAAAGCGCCGAGCCTGTACCAGACCAACCCGAACTACCTGCTCTACAGCAAAGGCCAGGGCTGCTACGCCAGCTCCGACGGCGTGGGCTGCTACATGATGGGCAACGACGACCTGAAAGCGGAAACCAGCATCAATAAAGAGATTGGTCTGGAGTGGAAACGCGACGGCTGGCTGGCGGGCGTGACCTGGTTCCGCAACGACTATCGCGACAAGATTGAAGCGGGCTATGCGCCGATCGGTCACACCTCTTCCGGCAAAGTGCAGACGGATATCTACCAGTGGGAAAACGTTCCGAAAGCGGTCGTCGAAGGGCTGGAAGGCTCCCTGAACGTGCCGGTCAGCGACACAATCAACTGGACCAACAACATCACCTGGATGCTGCAGAGCAAGAACAAGGAGACCGGTGACCGTCTGTCGATCATTCCGGAGTATACGCTGAACTCGACCCTGAGCTGGCAGGTCCATCAGGACGTGTCGCTCCAGTCGACCTTTACCTGGTACGGCAAGCAGCAGCCGAAGAAGTACAACTACAAAGGTCAGCCGGTGACCGGGTCTGAGAAAGACGAAGTCAGCCCGTACAGCATCGTTGGCCTGAGCGCGACCTGGGACATGACCAAAAACGTCAGCCTGACCGGCGGCGTGGATAACGTCTTCGACAAACGCCAGTGGCGCGCGGGTAATGCCCAGACCACGGGCAACGCCACCACCGGTGCGTATATGTACGGTGCGGGAGCGTATACGTATAATGAGCCGGGTCGTACCTGGTACATGAGCGTGAATACGCGATTCTGATACAGGCAGTAACTCCCCCCTCTCCCCGTGGGAGAGGGCCGGGGTGAGGGCATCAGGCCGCACAATTCTGAAGGGAAAAACATGCACACAACCCACACCACGTTCATTCTTGCCGGCCACCCCGTCCACCACGTCACCTTCGACCCCACCACCTTCACCGACGCCGACCTTCTCTGGATCCCCCACTACGCTGAGCTTTTAAACGCCGGACGCAAACGCAAAGCCGAGCATCTTGCAGGCCGCATCGCCGCCGCGCATGCGCTCGGCGCGATAAATGAACGCGCGATCCCCGGCATCGGCCCCAGCGGCGAACCGCTCTGGCCGGAAGGGGTTTCGGGAAGCATTACTCATAGCGGCACGCAGGCGATGGCGGTTGTCGTCCGTCATCAAGATGCGCTCGTAGGTATTGATTGCGAAGCCATTCTTCCAGACCGGGAAGCCCGCGAAATCCAGAACGGCATCGTTGATGCGCAGGAAGCGATATGCCTGACGCACTCGGGCTACCCTTTTGCGCTGGCGCTGACGCTGGCTTTTAGCGCCAAGGAGAGTCTGTTTAAGGCGCTCTTTCCGCAGGTGAAGACTTACATGGGTTTTGACTGCGCTCGTATTATGACGCTCGATGAAAGAACACTTACGCTGGCCCTGACCCGCCCACACGCTGAGTTTAAAGAAAATACGCTATTTACAGTTCACTGGTTACCTGATGGTAATCAAGTCATCACTTTGCTGTAACGCGCGTCAGGCATCGAAAATCTTTATTCAGCCACTCTTTCACTTCTTTTATTTCTCGCAATGCAAAAAACACTTTTTAGGAATATATCAATCTTCTTTTCCATATCTGCAGGAGTAAGATAAAAATCCAATAACCACAAGATTTAAATGGATTTATGATGCCGGTAAATGAACGCATTATTCCCACCTCAGGAACCCCGATTAACCCAGGCGGTATCCGACAACTCACCATCGGTGAGATAGCCCTCGCGAAGACGCTTTATGGTTACAGTATCCATTATCATCTGGTGTGGGTGCACAGGGAAAGTTATCTTCCTTTTAATCTCCAGCCTGTCGATATAGCGATGAGTCCCAATGGTGAAATGTGGTTTAGAGAAGAAACTTATTCACCTGATTTCTCTTTAGAGGACGACTTAGTTAAGAAGCATAGATTTATGCATGAGATGATGCACGTCTGGCAAACACAAAAGGGGATGTTTGTCAGGACCAGAGGATTATTTTCCGGTATTGCTGACTATACTTATAGCTTAGATAAAGTAGATTTATTGCATTATGGGTTAGAGCAGCAAGCATCGATTGTAAGCGATTACTGGTTATTGAAATATTTTGGTCTGGAGAAAAATCAGAGCTTATTACAATACCGGGATCTGCATCTTAAAGAAACGCTCTATTACCTCCTGAATAAATATAAAACAGTTTTAAAAGGATTTCCCGGATGAAAAAACTGCTGGTTATTATTGCTATATGTATTTCAATTACCGGCTGTCCCGGTGGTAAACGAGCCCCCAAAACACGACTAACTTTTATTAACGGCAATCATATTTGTTTCAGCATAAATAAAAATGACATTTTGAAATATTATACAATTTATTCAAGCAAAGCCCATCAGATAAGCATAGTGACGGGATCCGGATACGGTGATTTAAACGCTTCCTATCCTGATACTTGTATGAATATTAAATGGGAGTATGAACATACTTACGTAATTCACTACGGCTTAAATGGCAAAGAATATGTACATCAGTTCGATATCGATAAAAATGGCAAGCTAATAAATTTAGGAGAATGATAATGTCACTACCCGCTTACCTATTTCTCTACGATGAGCACGGAATGCTCATACAGGGCGACTGTATGATGCCAGGTCGAGAAGGTGCTATAGAAATCATGAACAGCAGTTACGGCATAAAACAAGCCGTCGATAGCCATACCGGAAATATGACCGGAACAAGACAGCATGGTCCGGTTACTCTGCATAAGCAATTAGATAAAGTGAGTCCTTATCTTGCTGTTGTCGCTTGCGAAGGAAGACGCCTGCAAAAAGCAATTATTAAATATTATGAAATTGTTGAAGCGGGAGCGGAAACAGAGATCTACACCATCACACTTGATAGCGTGGTAATCTCATCTCTGGATTTCACGCATGTATACTATCCGGGCAGCTCTGCGCCTAACATGCATGAAGTGGTAGGCTTACGATTCCGTGGTATTCAATGGAATTATCTCAAGGGCAATATTATTTATGATGATTTATGGATGAAACCTGCGCAGAAAGAAAAAACTAGAGCATAACTATCCTGATTGATCTAATAAAATATTAATATATGTGGTTGCTCAAAGCGCGATCCTGGCATTCCCAGGATCGCCTCGTGATGTTTACCGCTCCCCTTTTCCACTTTCGTTCACTGGCAAATCCCCCGTATCAATTAACGCTCCCGGAAACGTCTCCAGCCACTTCATCATTTTCAGCTTATTTGTATACGTTGCGCTGACGCCTTCCAGACAGCCCCACAGCTCACGGGAATTTTGCGGCGTAATCACAATACAATCCGGCATCACGCGGATCTTCACGGCTATTCCTGCTTTAAACCCTGCGCGGGTTAACCACGCGCCGGTTAACGGCAGATAGTTTCGCTCCATTCGGGTATAAAGTTCAACACAGGCGGAACCCGCCTCTCCTCTTTCATGAAGATACGCAGAGTGAACCGGCTCGTCATGCAACGCCCGGATGCGTTTTTTGCGTAGCTTCTCGCGATTTTCTTGCTGAATCTCTAGATCTGCATTTTCTGTTTGGGCAATAGCCCGCTCTGGCATAGAATTCTTCGCAGCCATAATCAACTCCTGTTTAGTTGTTTGTGGTTAGCGGTATGGAGGTGGTCGCACACCTTTGTACCGCGATTCCTTTTTGTTGCCTTTTTACATATCTTTCCAGATCTCAGTGCTGGGTTAATTTCGGCCATTATACTTCCATGTATAAATACACAGGGAATTAAAATAAGGGGAATTTGATAAATGCGAGGTAACTCGAGGAATAATAATCTTGAGGTGAAAATCTTTTTAAATATTATGTGAATAAATTAGTCAATACAACACCATTCATGAATGATATAGTTAGATGCGTTAAGAGGGCAAAAATCGCCGTCTTGCGTTAGACTAACGATACTTTTGAGAGAAATTAGACTTAACAACACGACTTATGTAGCTATTAAGTCCATGACCAGCATGAGCTAATTGCTGCATCTTTGCCACTACAGCGAGCCCGGGCTTACTGGTATCGTAAACATATTTCCATCCATCTCTGAAGTGAACAGTGATTGAATCGTTAGTTGTTTCATAAAAAACGACTCCAGAATCGCCACCCTTGTTTGCATAAACTGGCAATTTGTTATCCTCATTTAATTGCAGTGAAATTTACTGCCAGTCAGTTATATGCTTTATGCTAATGATATTTATTGTAGTTGATCGCACTTTCTGTTTTTTAATGCTATAAGCAATAAGCGTTCATTAATTATTCAAAAAGCCCCTTCCGGATAACTATTTAAAAACTCCAATTAATTGTGAGATCCCCCCCAAAAAAACAAATTCATTCCCATAAAAAATGAGTTATGCCATCAATATAAATTATTGATATAAATACACCAATACAAACTTTTCACACATTTTCAAAAATAACGGGGCCAAAGTTTAAACACTCAGCCCCCGCTACCTAACCTTTATGATGCTCATCTAGACATCAAACATCCGGGAACATCACGCTATTC
This region of Enterobacter asburiae genomic DNA includes:
- a CDS encoding putative T6SS immunity periplasmic lipoprotein — protein: MKKLLVIIAICISITGCPGGKRAPKTRLTFINGNHICFSINKNDILKYYTIYSSKAHQISIVTGSGYGDLNASYPDTCMNIKWEYEHTYVIHYGLNGKEYVHQFDIDKNGKLINLGE
- a CDS encoding SymE family type I addiction module toxin, coding for MAAKNSMPERAIAQTENADLEIQQENREKLRKKRIRALHDEPVHSAYLHERGEAGSACVELYTRMERNYLPLTGAWLTRAGFKAGIAVKIRVMPDCIVITPQNSRELWGCLEGVSATYTNKLKMMKWLETFPGALIDTGDLPVNESGKGER
- the fes gene encoding enterochelin esterase → MTTLTTGSEAWWQSKNGPEWERQKEKCRVTFWWRDPAGTQKTSLVKRVWLYVTGVTDHHQNARPQSLERIPDTDVWQWQGEFSPEWRGSYCFIPSVNENDFADTVFEGELPDRMALREGWRRLLPHAVSDPLNRQSWRGGRGHAVSALEMPDAPVQPGWDRPDTPYQPPVCIEWNSERLNNRRRVWIFTTGDDGPERPLAVLLDGQFWAESMPVWPALTSLTTGRQLPPAVYVLIDAIDMEHRNRELPCNPDFWLAVQEELLPLVKHLAPFSDRADRTVVAGQSFGGLSSLYAGLSWPQRFGCVLSQSGSYWWPHRGGQQEGRLIEQLRTGELTASGLRIVLEAGRNEPLIFNANQAIYAELHAQQQVTWRQVDGGHDALCWRGGLTQGLMTLWQPLIQ
- a CDS encoding Hcp family type VI secretion system effector encodes the protein MSLPAYLFLYDEHGMLIQGDCMMPGREGAIEIMNSSYGIKQAVDSHTGNMTGTRQHGPVTLHKQLDKVSPYLAVVACEGRRLQKAIIKYYEIVEAGAETEIYTITLDSVVISSLDFTHVYYPGSSAPNMHEVVGLRFRGIQWNYLKGNIIYDDLWMKPAQKEKTRA
- the entD gene encoding enterobactin synthase subunit EntD yields the protein MHTTHTTFILAGHPVHHVTFDPTTFTDADLLWIPHYAELLNAGRKRKAEHLAGRIAAAHALGAINERAIPGIGPSGEPLWPEGVSGSITHSGTQAMAVVVRHQDALVGIDCEAILPDREAREIQNGIVDAQEAICLTHSGYPFALALTLAFSAKESLFKALFPQVKTYMGFDCARIMTLDERTLTLALTRPHAEFKENTLFTVHWLPDGNQVITLL
- a CDS encoding TonB-dependent siderophore receptor, whose amino-acid sequence is MNKKIHSLALLVNLGIYGVALPAMADDNTASAQHEDTMVITAAEQNLQAPGVSTITADEIRKNPPARDVAEIIRTMPGVNLTGNSTSGQRGNNRQIDIRGMGPENTLILIDGKPVTSRNSIRLGWRGERDTRGDTGWVPPEMIERIEVIRGPAAARYGNGAAGGVVNIITKKFDDQWHGSWNTYLNAPEHKDEGSTRRTNFSLSGPLGGDFSFRMFGNLDKTQADAWDINQGHQSDRTGAYANTLPAGREGVENKDINGVVRWDFAPMQSLEFEAGYSRQNNLYAGDTQNTNNDSALVKKNYGKETNRIYRQNFAVTWNGGWDNGITTSSWAQYEHTRNSRLGEGLAGGTEGLFNSNKFTDTDLADVMLHSEINLPIDFLVNQNLTLGTEWNQQRMKDSTSFTQTLQGGTIPGMTNDRSPYTSAEIFSLFAENNMELTDSTMLTPALRFDHHTIVGNNWSPSLNLSQGLGDDFTLKMGIARAYKAPSLYQTNPNYLLYSKGQGCYASSDGVGCYMMGNDDLKAETSINKEIGLEWKRDGWLAGVTWFRNDYRDKIEAGYAPIGHTSSGKVQTDIYQWENVPKAVVEGLEGSLNVPVSDTINWTNNITWMLQSKNKETGDRLSIIPEYTLNSTLSWQVHQDVSLQSTFTWYGKQQPKKYNYKGQPVTGSEKDEVSPYSIVGLSATWDMTKNVSLTGGVDNVFDKRQWRAGNAQTTGNATTGAYMYGAGAYTYNEPGRTWYMSVNTRF